TAAATTATCTTTGGCCGTCACTTCAATGGTGTGTGGACCATCTCGCAGCCCGGAGGCCTGATATGATATTGCCGCCCCTTTATAACTGTCAATAACCCACCAGCTGCCACAGCTGTCTGACTCCCAATGGCCTTGAAACTGAAGGTCTGCGGAAACAATCACACCGTCAACTTTAACTAGGTTATAATTTGCCAAATCGCTGATTGAAGTTGTCGCTGTAACAACCAACTGGGGTGAACCTGTTGGATAAGATTCTCCCGTATCAGAAAACGTCAACTCCGGCCCCGAAGTTTCAATAGTATAGCTCCAACTGGAACTCCCTGTAATGCCGCTGCCGGTCCCCTTTGCGGAAACCCAAACGGTATGAGAGCCATCAGCCAAAGGCGCTCCCGGCTGATAACTGATGGTTTTTGCGGTACTATCATATGAATGTGCTGCTATCATACCATCCACTTTTAATACAATAGATGATGGGTCAATAGGGTCATTGTCGGTAACCCGGACAGAAACCGCATTATTAATATTTGTTATCCCGTTTGGAAATTTACTGTCGAATTTGGCTGGTTCGGCCACACTGAATGACCAGGATTGTGTTGAAATATTGCCTGCAATATCTTTGGCAGTTACCTCAATGATGTGTGGACCATCTGTCAAATCAGACGCGTGATATGTTATTGCAGCCTCTTGATAACTGTCAACAACCCACCAGCTGCCACAGCTATCGGACTCATAATGGCCTTGAAACTGAAGGTCTGTGGAGACAATCACACCATCGACCTTAACTACATTATCAGTTGATACATTAGCTGCTGAGTTTGATTTCACAGTTATTATTAAATCAGGTGAGCCTGTGTCAATCACAGCTCCCGGATAATTAAAGCTCAGACTTGGTTCCAGTCCGGTGGAAAGTATATTAAAGTTCAAGGAAGCTGTAAGGATATTCCCACTTGAATCAGAAGCAGTAATAGTTGCAATATGTGAATCATTTATTAAAGTACTTGTTAAGATGGGTTGGTAATCTGAGGCCAGCAGACTAAACATGGCAGCAGCTTGTGGAAACTTCATATTGCTTAAATTATAAGATACTATGCCGGTGGTTTCGTCATAACTATGTTCCACACGAATACCGTCAATCTGTAATAAAATGCTGTCTGGGTCAATGCTGCCATTGTCAGCAAGCTCAAAAGATATTGTGCCGTTTTTTGCAATCGTTCCACCATTAACCGGAACGGTCTCAATGACAACGGGTTTCTCGGAAACATTAAAGGTCCATTCTTCGGTTAATTGGTTACCGGAGATATCCTTCACTTTAACTTCGATACTGTTAACGCCATCATTCAGATTTTCAGGCTGCACCAGAATTGTGGCCTTGTTATTGGAATTAGTAAATTCTACCTTGCCATTTACAGGTTTTTTATTAATTTTTATTTTAACATCATCTTTTAATTCAGTATAAGCATTAACACTTATTATTAACAAAGGACTTGAGGTAGCAAATGTCTTCCCCTGATCGGGAAAAACCAATTCAGGCTGGGGTATCTGTTGACTATGATTATTTTTATCCCAATTGGCATCAGCAGCGGTAGAAACAGATATGCATGATGCTGCTAATATTATTGTTAAAAGGATAATGTAGATTTTTTTACGCATACCTCATCAACCTGCCTCTTGTACTTTTCCTAACAATTATCGCTATGTTTGTTAAGGATTAACAGATAAAACAACTAACAACCCAGCATTAACTGGGTTGTTAGTGTTTATCGGTACATTCCATTGATTTGGTTTTATTTTTTGTTCTCATAACCGTACACCTCATATGTTTTGTCTACATATATCTTACCATAAGTAGTACGGTTAGCCAATCTTTTCCTATCAATAATTGTACAAAATATTTATACCATTAGTTTTTGCGCGGCAATATCATTTACTGTTGCATTTGGGTGTGTATACCGTCCATTTTTGTCGGTGTAAAATTTAATAAAACGACCGGATCTCATCTGGACCGATTGCGCAGGACAGAAATTAAGACAGGCATCACAGGCAAAACAAGTAACTGTCTTTTGCCAGACGGGTTTCTTATCAACCATTTTTATCTTTTGGGATAAACAAACCTTTTCACATACCCCACAGCCGGAACAATTCTCATCAGCATAATAGGCTTTGCCGTAATCGCTGGGGATTTCAATAAGAGCAGACCCCAAAAATTCAAAGAAAAAGTTAACCGGATGAGTAATATCGGTGTCATTTACCAGATAGGGTACTTTATTTGTTATAATATGTTGAAACAAATCAAGCTTATCCTGGACTACTAATTCAAAATCCGCTATTTCTGTAACCGTTGCCTGATGCCATCCTTTAAATTTCGGGTCATTGCTGGCCATATTCAGGATCAAATAAGAATCCAAGCCCTTCCCCTTTTTCTTCAAGCCCTTTTCTATTTTCTTGAATGCGCTGCTGCAGGGGGTACCCTCTCTGGTGGCTGCTGCAAAAACATATTGGGCTGATTTTAAATCCATTTTCCTGATAATACTCTTTACTATCATAGGCACTGTGGCGAAGTGAATCGGGAATACAAAACCCACCGCGTCTCCGTATGTTTCAATGACGTCCTGGTTTAACAGGCTGACAAGTGGTATTAGATTTGTCTGCGGAAGACGTTTTTGTAATTCTTTGGCCACATGTAAGGAATTCCCGGTTCCGGAAAAATAATATATTTCCGTGGTCATGAGAACAACCTCCCCTTACTCCCTATTGACTTTTAGGTCAGCATAAAAGTGTACCAGGGATAACTGGATATAGGGAGCCAGCCAGAGAAAACCTATTCCCAGAGTCAATATACATAAGAGTCCCCAGCCTATAAAGCTAAGCCACATCATAAATAGTTTGCTTTTATAGCCTTCCATCATATTTTTGCTCCGGCGCAGGGCCTCCATTGCTTCCATTCCCGGGTTATCGTTGAGGATGTAAAATGCCTGGGAATAACCTAAGGCCGCAATAATTCCCGGAACAATCAGCAGTAATGACCACAGGACTACCAGTACGGTCACAATCAACTGGAGCAGCATTGCCGGAACAAACTGCTTAAACCCTCCGAAAAGCGCCTCCACCGGTGGCTTCTCACCATCACTAAATCTGGTGAAATACTGAATCTGCCCAAGAGTCATCGGGCCGGTGATAATCAGAGCCAGCAATCCTCCGGAATCAGTGATACTGCCTGGAATACTGATGATAAGTGTAAAAAGGAAACTTACCAAAATAGGTATCCCCCAATTACCCTTCAACTGTTCCCTGGCCATTAACCGTAATTCTGCATTCTCTTTCAATCAATTATCCCCTTTCAATTAGAACACCATGAATTAGAACGCCATAAATTAGAACATCATGAAATCAAAAAGCCAAGACCAGACATATGCAATAGGCATCTCAGTCCCGGTATGAGTTTCATCCCATTCTGAATTAACCTTTCCCCCCTCAAAAACCTCCTCAAAAACATCAACTTCATTAAATTTTTCCTCGATTGTGTTCATATAACTCCCCC
This DNA window, taken from Phosphitispora fastidiosa, encodes the following:
- a CDS encoding DUF975 family protein encodes the protein MKENAELRLMAREQLKGNWGIPILVSFLFTLIISIPGSITDSGGLLALIITGPMTLGQIQYFTRFSDGEKPPVEALFGGFKQFVPAMLLQLIVTVLVVLWSLLLIVPGIIAALGYSQAFYILNDNPGMEAMEALRRSKNMMEGYKSKLFMMWLSFIGWGLLCILTLGIGFLWLAPYIQLSLVHFYADLKVNRE
- a CDS encoding EFR1 family ferrodoxin (N-terminal region resembles flavodoxins. C-terminal ferrodoxin region binds two 4Fe-4S clusters.) — protein: MTTEIYYFSGTGNSLHVAKELQKRLPQTNLIPLVSLLNQDVIETYGDAVGFVFPIHFATVPMIVKSIIRKMDLKSAQYVFAAATREGTPCSSAFKKIEKGLKKKGKGLDSYLILNMASNDPKFKGWHQATVTEIADFELVVQDKLDLFQHIITNKVPYLVNDTDITHPVNFFFEFLGSALIEIPSDYGKAYYADENCSGCGVCEKVCLSQKIKMVDKKPVWQKTVTCFACDACLNFCPAQSVQMRSGRFIKFYTDKNGRYTHPNATVNDIAAQKLMV